Proteins encoded by one window of Salvia splendens isolate huo1 chromosome 5, SspV2, whole genome shotgun sequence:
- the LOC121802259 gene encoding cyclin-U4-1-like: MAELESLNVMPKLISFLSSLLQRAAESNDLNPSFQAQKVSVFHGLTRPTISIESYLERIFKYANCSPSCYIVAYVYLDRFTQRHPALPLNSFNVHRLLITSVMLSAKFMDDMYYNNAYYAKVGGISTTEMNFLEVDFLFGLGFHLNVTPATFHIYCSYLQREMMVQPQLSIAGESSLYTARSSKLLHLCFNEDEATHQQQQQQQLAV, encoded by the exons atggcGGAATTAGAGAGTCTAAACGTGATGCCGAAGCTGATCAGTTTCCTCTCCTCTCTCCTTCAACGCGCGGCGGAGTCGAACGATCTGAACCCTTCGTTTCAGGCGCAGAAAGTCTCGGTCTTCCACGGCCTCACGAGGCCGACGATTTCGATCGAGAGCTATCTAGAGAGGATTTTCAAGTACGCCAACTGCAGCCCCTCCTGCTACATTGTCGCCTACGTCTACCTCGATCGCTTCACGCAGCGCCACCCTGCTCTCCCCCTCAATTCCTTCAATGTCCATAGGCTGCTCATCACCAGCGTCATGCTCTCTGCCAAATTCATGGACGACAT GTATTACAACAATGCGTATTATGCTAAAGTAGGAGGGATCAGCACAACAGAGATGAACTTTCTGGAAGTAGATTTTCTATTTGGATTGGGATTCCATTTGAATGTAACTCCAGcaactttccacatatattgctCCTACCTCCAGAGGGAGATGATGGTGCAGCCTCAGCTCAGCATCGCTGGCGAATCGTCTCTATATACTGCAAGATCATCAAAGCTACTTCATTTGTGTTTTAATGAAGATGAAGCAACTCATCAACAGCAACAACAACAGCAGCTTGCTGTTTAA
- the LOC121802383 gene encoding dol-P-Man:Man(7)GlcNAc(2)-PP-Dol alpha-1,6-mannosyltransferase-like isoform X2: MALSSNSKQVYGYDLLLGLIAAFYVFMAPYTKVEESFNVQAMHDILYHRHHIEQYDHLEFPGVVPRTFIGSILISALASPVALAASLLQFPKLYSLYAVRLALGFIILSSLRFFRIQIRKNFGSQVEAFFVLLTAIQFHMLFYCTRPLPNILAFGLGQVFATIVFRCDILLLVSPLGLELLLTRSISLRKAVISCVIAASSFIGLTVMVDSVMWRRMLWPELEVFWFNSVLNRSSEWGTHAFHWYFTSALPRSLLVAYPLSVLGLFLDRRIRIYVIPVLSFVTLYSKLPHKELRFIISALPIFNLSAAVAAIRIYNNRKKSLWKYLNIAMLGLFLISLGCTILTFMASYENYPSGHALKALHKMGYVKHNSNDSWVHIDTFSAMNGISRFCENHEPWRYSKEEGIPIQEFQQRNFTYLLSEHAQINGYKCLLSTTGFSGTRLHAGFPPISLVKKPKVNVHGNTHNDEIIHRSWPGC, from the exons ATGGCGCTAAGTTCCAATTCAAAACAAGTTTATG GTTACGATCTATTGCTGGGGTTGATTGCTGCATTTTACGTGTTCATGGCGCCATATACTAAGGTTGAAGAAAGCTTCAATGTTCAG GCAATGCACGACATTTTGTACCACCGTCATCATATAGAACAG TATGATCATTTGGAATTTCCTGGAGTAGTCCCTCGTACATTTATTG GCTCCATTCTCATATCAGCTCTAGCTTCTCCAGTTGCGCTAGCTGCTAGTTTATTGCAGTTTCCGAAGCTATACAGTCTCTACGCAG TTCGTTTGGCATTAGGCTTCATCATATTGTCTTCATTGCGGTTCTTCCGTATTCAG ATCAGGAAGAACTTTGGATCTCAAGTTGAAGCATTTTTTGTACTATTGACCGCAATTCAGTTTCACATGCTGTTCTACTGCACGCGCCCCCTTCCTAACATCTTGGCATTTGGCTTAG GTCAGGTTTTTGCTACCATCGTCTTCAGATGTGACATCTTGTTGCTTGTTTCACCTCTGGGACTTGAGCTTTTGCTG ACTAGATCTATTTCGTTGCGGAAAGCTGTAATATCGTGCGTGATAGCTGCTAGCTCTTTCATAG GTTTGACAGTGATGGTTGACTCAGTCATGTGGAGGAGGATGTTATGGCCTGAGCTGGAAGTATTTTGGTTTAATTCAGTGTTGAATCGAAGTTCTGAATGGGGT ACTCATGCCTTCCACTGGTACTTCACATCAGCTCTTCCCCGCTCATTGCTGGTGGCATATCCATTATCTGTG CTAGGTTTATTTCTTGACAGAAGGATTCGGATCTATGTTATTCCTGTTTTATCATTTGTTACACTTTACTCGAAGCTTCCGCACAAG GAACTCCGATTCATTATTAGTGCTCTTCCTATCTTCAACTTATCTGCTGCAGTTGCTGCTATCAGAAT TTACAACAATCGGAAAAAGAGTTTATGGAAATATCTTAACATTGCCATGCTGGGGTTGTTCCTGATCAG TCTAGGGTGTACAATCTTGACATTTATGGCATCATACGAGAACTATCCTAGTGGTCATGCCTTGAAAGCTTTACATAAGATGG GGTATGTGAAACACAATTCAAATGATTCCTGGGTGCACATCGATACGTTCTCAGCAATGAATGGAATCTCACGCTTTTGTGAAAATCATGAGCCGTGGCG GTACTCTAAAGAAGAAGGGATTCCTATTCAAGAATTTCAGCAAAGAAATTTTACTTACCTTTTAAG TGAGCATGCTCAGATAAATGGTTACAAGTGTCTACTTAGCACGACAGGGTTTTCTGGGACTCGTCTTCATGCTGGATTTCCTCCCATATCGCTG GTTAAAAAACCGAAAGTTAATGTACATGGAAACACGCATAACGATGAAATAATTCACCGAAGCTGGCCAGGATGCTGA
- the LOC121804833 gene encoding pentatricopeptide repeat-containing protein At1g02150-like, producing the protein MLLQPTIQILPPNYHQKNSNHLQISSSLSLSSGLQNSTFFLKQPNLSTAFKTHNNPAFITCSSVPPPYSNGTVDYEKRPMLKWNSIYKKISLLDNSTLDVGAASVLNQAENEGKMLSKWELSRVVKELRKFRRFKSALQVYEWMNNRAERFRISTSDTAIQLDLIAKVHGISSAEQYFQKLPDGLKDKRIYGSLLNAYVRARMRGEAESLMGKIKNRGYASHPLPYNVMMTLYMSLKEYEKIDPLISEMKEKSIALDLYTYNIWLSSCGSVGSLEKMEQVYDRMQLDTTIKPNWTTYSTMATMYIKFGQLEKAVDSLRKIESRMTGRDRMPYHYLMSLYGSAGKKEDVYRVWNSYKASFVHIPNVGYHTMVSALLRMDDIAGAEELYDEWLKFRSVYDPRVGNLILSSYVRKGLFQKAEAFYNQTIETGGKPNSMTWEILSEIHIQNSRIPEALSCFQNAALTEGSKNWRPKLANVSAILDFSEQNGDIAMKNALIEVLRQVGSLEDKDFMSSLPSLHDPLITDSAPATEDRADSHDDEDADFVLLNQLQESL; encoded by the exons ATGCTACTCCAACCCACTATCCaaattcttcccccaaattatCACCAGAAGAATTCTAATCATTTGCAGATTTCGAGTTCGCTCTCATTGTCGTCAGGGCTTCAAAATTCGACTTTTTTTCTCAAACAACCCAATTTATCTACCGCCTTCAAAACCCACAATAATCCAGCGTTTATCACGTGCTCATCTGTACCGCCACCTTACAGCAATGGAACTGTTGATTACGAGAAGAGACCGATGCTGAAATGgaattctatatacaagaagatATCGTTGTTGGACAACTCTACTTTGGATGTGGGCGCTGCTTCTGTGTTGAATCAGGCTGAAAATGAGGGCAAGATGCTTTCCAAATGGGAGCTATCCAGAGTTGTGAAGGAGCTCAGGAAGTTCAGGCGCTTCAAATCGGCTCTTCAG GTTTATGAGTGGATGAATAATAGAGCAGAAAGATTCAGAATATCCACAAGTGATACTGCTATTCAGCTAGATTTGATTGCTAAAGTGCATGGGATTTCAAGTGCTGAGCAATATTTTCAAAAGCTTCCAGATGGCTTGAAAGATAAGAGAATATATGGGTCCCTTTTGAATGCTTATGTTCGTGCTAGAATGAGAGGAGAAGCTGAATCTCTGATGGGTAAAATCAAGAATAGAGGATATGCTAGTCACCCACTTCCATATAATGTGATGATGACTCTCTATATGAGTCTTAAAGAATATGAAAAGATTGATCCTTTGATATCTGAAATGAAGGAGAAGAGCATAGCATTAGATCTGTACACGTACAACATTTGGCTGTCATCCTGTGGATCTGTGGGATCCCTAGAGAAAATGGAACAAGTTTATGACCGTATGCAGCTGGACACCACCATCAAGCCCAATTGGACTACTTATAGCACAATGGCCACAATGTATATCAAGTTTGGGCAGCTCGAGAAGGCTGTAGACTCTTTGAGGAAGATTGAAAGTAGAATGACTGGTCGGGATCGTATGCCATATCATTATCTCATGAGTCTATATGGAAGCGCTGGTAAGAAAGAGGATGTCTATCGAGTGTGGAACAGCTACAAGGCTTCATTTGTCCATATTCCGAATGTGGGCTACCATACTATGGTCTCTGCTCTACTCAGAATGGACGACATTGCAGGTGCTGAGGAGTTGTACGATGAATGGCTCAAATTCAGATCAGTATATGACCCTAGAGTGGGAAATCTTATCTTGAGTTCATATGTCAGAAAAGGGCTTTTCCAGAAGGCAGAGGCCTTTTACAACCAGACAATTGAGACGGGAGGGAAACCTAATTCAATGACTTGGGAGATCCTTTCAGAAATCCACATCCAAAATTCGAGGATTCCTGAGGCTTTATCTTGCTTTCAGAATGCTGCTTTAACGGAAGGCTCGAAAAACTGGAGGCCAAAGCTGGCCAATGTCTCTGCCATTCTTGATTTTTCCGAGCAGAATGGCGACATTGCAATGAAGAACGCCTTAATAGAGGTCCTGAGACAAGTAGGCTCCCTTGAGGATAAAGACTTTATGTCAAGTTTACCGTCACTGCACGATCCGTTGATTACAGACAGTGCTCCGGCAACAGAGGATAGAGCAGATAGTCATGATGATGAAGATGCAGATTTTGTGCTTCTAAACCAACTCCAAGAGAGCTTGTGA
- the LOC121802383 gene encoding dol-P-Man:Man(7)GlcNAc(2)-PP-Dol alpha-1,6-mannosyltransferase-like isoform X1 produces MALSSNSKQVYGYDLLLGLIAAFYVFMAPYTKVEESFNVQAMHDILYHRHHIEQYDHLEFPGVVPRTFIGSILISALASPVALAASLLQFPKLYSLYAVRLALGFIILSSLRFFRIQIRKNFGSQVEAFFVLLTAIQFHMLFYCTRPLPNILAFGLVNLAYGYWFQRRFYAALNSLVFATIVFRCDILLLVSPLGLELLLTRSISLRKAVISCVIAASSFIGLTVMVDSVMWRRMLWPELEVFWFNSVLNRSSEWGTHAFHWYFTSALPRSLLVAYPLSVLGLFLDRRIRIYVIPVLSFVTLYSKLPHKELRFIISALPIFNLSAAVAAIRIYNNRKKSLWKYLNIAMLGLFLISLGCTILTFMASYENYPSGHALKALHKMGYVKHNSNDSWVHIDTFSAMNGISRFCENHEPWRYSKEEGIPIQEFQQRNFTYLLSEHAQINGYKCLLSTTGFSGTRLHAGFPPISLVKKPKVNVHGNTHNDEIIHRSWPGC; encoded by the exons ATGGCGCTAAGTTCCAATTCAAAACAAGTTTATG GTTACGATCTATTGCTGGGGTTGATTGCTGCATTTTACGTGTTCATGGCGCCATATACTAAGGTTGAAGAAAGCTTCAATGTTCAG GCAATGCACGACATTTTGTACCACCGTCATCATATAGAACAG TATGATCATTTGGAATTTCCTGGAGTAGTCCCTCGTACATTTATTG GCTCCATTCTCATATCAGCTCTAGCTTCTCCAGTTGCGCTAGCTGCTAGTTTATTGCAGTTTCCGAAGCTATACAGTCTCTACGCAG TTCGTTTGGCATTAGGCTTCATCATATTGTCTTCATTGCGGTTCTTCCGTATTCAG ATCAGGAAGAACTTTGGATCTCAAGTTGAAGCATTTTTTGTACTATTGACCGCAATTCAGTTTCACATGCTGTTCTACTGCACGCGCCCCCTTCCTAACATCTTGGCATTTGGCTTAG TTAACTTGGCATATGGGTATTGGTTTCAGAGAAGGTTTTATGCAGCATTAAATTCTTTG GTTTTTGCTACCATCGTCTTCAGATGTGACATCTTGTTGCTTGTTTCACCTCTGGGACTTGAGCTTTTGCTG ACTAGATCTATTTCGTTGCGGAAAGCTGTAATATCGTGCGTGATAGCTGCTAGCTCTTTCATAG GTTTGACAGTGATGGTTGACTCAGTCATGTGGAGGAGGATGTTATGGCCTGAGCTGGAAGTATTTTGGTTTAATTCAGTGTTGAATCGAAGTTCTGAATGGGGT ACTCATGCCTTCCACTGGTACTTCACATCAGCTCTTCCCCGCTCATTGCTGGTGGCATATCCATTATCTGTG CTAGGTTTATTTCTTGACAGAAGGATTCGGATCTATGTTATTCCTGTTTTATCATTTGTTACACTTTACTCGAAGCTTCCGCACAAG GAACTCCGATTCATTATTAGTGCTCTTCCTATCTTCAACTTATCTGCTGCAGTTGCTGCTATCAGAAT TTACAACAATCGGAAAAAGAGTTTATGGAAATATCTTAACATTGCCATGCTGGGGTTGTTCCTGATCAG TCTAGGGTGTACAATCTTGACATTTATGGCATCATACGAGAACTATCCTAGTGGTCATGCCTTGAAAGCTTTACATAAGATGG GGTATGTGAAACACAATTCAAATGATTCCTGGGTGCACATCGATACGTTCTCAGCAATGAATGGAATCTCACGCTTTTGTGAAAATCATGAGCCGTGGCG GTACTCTAAAGAAGAAGGGATTCCTATTCAAGAATTTCAGCAAAGAAATTTTACTTACCTTTTAAG TGAGCATGCTCAGATAAATGGTTACAAGTGTCTACTTAGCACGACAGGGTTTTCTGGGACTCGTCTTCATGCTGGATTTCCTCCCATATCGCTG GTTAAAAAACCGAAAGTTAATGTACATGGAAACACGCATAACGATGAAATAATTCACCGAAGCTGGCCAGGATGCTGA
- the LOC121802279 gene encoding AT-hook motif nuclear-localized protein 23-like — protein sequence MAGLDLGSASHFVSQLHRSDLHLQRPPDSSDDNDSTRHQFSGDNTDNNSNPGLDLASSGDMVGRRPRGRPPGSKNKPKPPIIITRESANTLRAHILEIASGCDVFDAVATYARKRQRGICILSGTGTVTNVTLRQPAAAGSVVTLHGRFEILSLSGSFLPPPAPPGATSLTIYLAGGQGQVVGGNVVGALIASGPVIIIASSFTNVAYERLPLEEEEGLQIQPQTSSQPLGGGQFSDPSLGLPFLNLPLNMPNNGQIPIDGAGAWAGNSDAGHPQF from the coding sequence ATGGCTGGTTTGGACCTCGGCTCCGCCTCCCACTTCGTCTCCCAGCTCCACCGCTCCGACCTCCACCTCCAGCGCCCTCCCGACTCCTCCGACGACAATGATTCCACCCGCCACCAGTTCTCCGGCGACAACACCGACAACAACTCCAACCCCGGCCTCGACCTCGCCTCTTCCGGAGACATGGTGGGCCGGCGCCCCCGCGGCCGGCCCCCGGGGTCGAAGAACAAGCCAAAGCCCCCCATAATCATCACACGAGAGAGCGCCAACACCCTCCGGGCCCACATCCTCGAGATCGCCAGCGGCTGCGACGTCTTCGACGCCGTAGCCACCTACGCCCGCAAGCGCCAGCGCGGGATTTGCATCCTCAGCGGGACTGGCACGGTCACCAACGTCACCCTCCGCCAGCCCGCCGCGGCCGGGAGCGTCGTCACGCTCCACGGCCGCTTTGAGATCCTATCCCTCTCGGGATCCTTCCTCCCGCCCCCGGCCCCGCCTGGGGCCACCAGCTTGACTATATATCTAGCTGGCGGCCAGGGCCAGGTGGTCGGGGGAAATGTTGTCGGGGCCTTGATCGCTTCAGGCCCCGTCATCATCATCGCCTCCTCCTTCACCAACGTCGCCTACGAGCGGCTGCCgctggaggaggaggaggggctTCAGATACAGCCGCAAACGTCGTCTCAGCCGCTCGGAGGCGGTCAGTTCTCCGATCCGTCCCTCGGGCTGCCCTTCTTGAATTTGCCTCTCAATATGCCTAACAACGGTCAGATCCCAATCGACGGCGCTGGTGCATGGGCCGGAAACTCCGATGCCGGCCACCCGCAGTTTTAA
- the LOC121805234 gene encoding ent-kaurenoic acid oxidase 2-like — protein MDYLNKVIDETLRVVTFSLVVFREAKKDVNVCGYTISKGWKALVWFRSADYDPETWPEPKKFDPSRWDNFTPKAENFIPFGSGSRLCPGNDLAKLEIAIFLHYFLLNYELERENPASPVMYLPGKDKKGVFSNMNFYF, from the exons atggACTATCTTAATAAA GTTATTGATGAAACGCTTCGCGTGGTCACCTTCTCGCTGGTGGTCTTTCGAGAGGCAAAGAAAGATGTCAATGTCTGTG GCTACACGATTTCGAAAGGATGGAAAGCACTGGTGTGGTTCAGGAGCGCTGACTACGACCCTGAAACATGGCCAGAGCCGAAGAAGTTTGATCCTTCGAGATGGGAT AATTTCACACCAAAAGCTGAGAATTTCATTCCATTTGGAAGTGGAAGCAGATTGTGCCCTGGAAATGATCTAGCCAAGCTTGAAATTGCCATCTTCCTCCACTACTTTCTACTCAACTATGA GTTGGAGCGTGAGAATCCAGCTAGTCCAGTCATGTACTTGCCTGGGAAGGATAAGAAGGGTGTCTTCTCAAACATGAATTTCTACTTCTAA